Proteins from a single region of Murdochiella vaginalis:
- a CDS encoding MBL fold metallo-hydrolase, whose translation MSKKATEFQLKIMSRGYRGKGIFKPINTGRIDEHVRCVREYAANIFFYTKGNETIMLDAGYNYPRLKEKMKWLDLDPAKIKDILITHQDTDHVGAVEEDSDGLFRHAHLYIGEIENRYLTGEVRRKVSFGLYKLPQVVIKNEKTLLKDGDIFSIGDIRIECFLVPGHTWGHLVYLIDDAYVFLGDTIWLGYDGGYSFINALAENNKLAIRSLATLKAKLEERNSRPMFITGHTGYSRDFDFVFRHTDKACNAFCKQKPVDPAAPYDSYDESDDTSEGAQGGFLPEAAQYGGKQ comes from the coding sequence ATGTCTAAGAAAGCTACAGAATTTCAATTAAAAATCATGTCAAGAGGCTACCGTGGCAAAGGCATCTTCAAGCCGATCAACACGGGCCGGATTGATGAGCATGTGCGCTGCGTGCGGGAGTATGCCGCCAATATCTTCTTTTACACCAAAGGCAATGAGACCATCATGCTTGATGCCGGCTACAACTATCCGCGGTTGAAAGAGAAGATGAAATGGCTGGATCTGGACCCGGCCAAGATCAAAGATATTCTTATCACCCATCAGGATACCGATCATGTCGGTGCGGTGGAAGAGGACAGCGACGGTCTTTTCAGACATGCCCATCTCTACATCGGAGAAATTGAAAATCGTTATTTGACGGGTGAGGTACGCCGCAAGGTAAGCTTCGGGCTCTACAAGCTTCCGCAGGTTGTCATCAAAAATGAAAAAACGCTGCTGAAAGACGGCGATATCTTTTCTATCGGAGATATCCGCATCGAATGCTTCTTAGTGCCGGGCCACACTTGGGGACATCTGGTGTATCTCATTGACGATGCCTATGTGTTCTTGGGTGATACCATCTGGCTGGGCTATGACGGCGGCTATAGCTTTATCAATGCCTTAGCAGAAAACAACAAGTTGGCCATTCGCTCTCTTGCTACTTTGAAGGCAAAGCTTGAAGAACGAAACTCGCGTCCGATGTTCATTACCGGACATACGGGTTACAGCCGCGACTTCGACTTTGTCTTTCGTCATACCGATAAAGCGTGTAATGCTTTTTGCAAACAAAAGCCCGTTGATCCTGCGGCGCCCTATGACAGCTACGACGAAAGCGATGACACCTCAGAAGGTGCGCAGGGTGGTTTTTTGCCGGAAGCTGCACAGTATGGAGGTAAACAATGA
- the tet(O) gene encoding tetracycline resistance ribosomal protection protein Tet(O) has protein sequence MKIINLGILAHVDAGKTTLTESLLYTSGAITELGSVDKGTTRTDTMNLERQRGITIQTAVTSFQWEDVKVNIIDTPGHMDFLAEVYRSLSVLDGAVLLVSAKDGIQAQTRILFHALQTMKIPTIFFINKIDQEGIDLPMVYREMKAKLSSEIIVKQKVGQHPHINVTDNDDMEQWDAVIMGNDELLEKYMSGKPFKMSELEQEENRRFQNGTLFPVYHGSAKNNLGVRQLIEVIASKFYSSTPEGQSELCGQVFKIEYSEKRRRFVYVRIYSGTLHLRDVIRISEKEKIKITEMCVPTNGELCSSDTACSGDIVILSNDVLQLNSILGNEMLLPQRKFIENPLPMLQTTIAVKKSEQREILLGALTEISDGDPLLKYYVDTTTHEIILSFLGKVQMEVICAILEEKYHVEAEIKEPTVIYMERPLRKAEYTIHIEVPPNPFWASIGLSIEPLPIGSGVQYESRVSLGYLNQSFQNAVMEGVLYGCEQGLYGWKVTDCKICFEYGLYYSPVSTPADFRLLSPIVLEQTLKKAGTELLEPYLHFEIYAPQEYLSRAYHDAPRYCADIVSTQLKNNEVILKGEIPARCIQEYRNDLTYFTNGQGVCLTELKGYQPAIGKFICQPRRPNSRIDKVRHMFHKLA, from the coding sequence ATGAAAATAATTAACTTAGGAATTCTGGCTCACGTTGACGCAGGAAAGACAACTTTAACGGAGAGTTTATTGTATACCAGTGGTGCGATTACAGAACTAGGGAGTGTAGATAAAGGCACAACAAGAACAGATACAATGAATTTGGAGCGTCAAAGGGGAATCACTATCCAGACAGCAGTGACATCTTTTCAGTGGGAGGATGTAAAAGTCAACATTATAGATACGCCAGGTCATATGGATTTTTTGGCGGAAGTATACCGTTCTTTATCCGTTTTAGACGGAGCAGTATTATTAGTTTCTGCAAAGGATGGCATACAGGCACAGACCCGTATACTGTTTCATGCACTACAGACAATGAAGATTCCGACAATCTTTTTCATCAATAAAATTGACCAAGAGGGGATTGATTTGCCAATGGTATATCGGGAAATGAAAGCAAAGCTTTCTTCGGAAATTATAGTGAAGCAAAAGGTTGGGCAGCATCCCCATATAAATGTAACGGACAATGACGATATGGAACAGTGGGATGCGGTAATTATGGGAAACGATGAACTATTAGAGAAATATATGTCAGGGAAACCGTTTAAAATGTCAGAACTGGAACAGGAAGAAAACAGGAGATTCCAAAACGGAACGTTATTTCCCGTTTATCACGGAAGCGCTAAAAACAATCTGGGGGTTCGGCAGCTTATAGAAGTGATTGCCAGTAAGTTTTATTCATCAACGCCTGAAGGTCAATCTGAACTATGCGGGCAGGTTTTTAAGATTGAATATTCAGAGAAAAGGCGGCGTTTTGTTTATGTGCGTATATATAGCGGAACATTGCATTTGAGGGATGTTATTAGAATATCTGAAAAAGAGAAAATAAAAATCACAGAGATGTGTGTTCCGACAAACGGTGAATTATGTTCATCAGATACAGCCTGCTCTGGTGATATTGTAATTTTATCAAATGATGTTTTGCAGCTAAACAGTATTTTGGGGAACGAAATGCTGTTGCCGCAGAGAAAATTTATTGAAAATCCTCTTCCTATGCTCCAAACAACGATTGCAGTAAAGAAATCTGAACAGCGGGAAATATTGCTTGGGGCACTTACAGAAATTTCAGATGGCGACCCTCTTTTAAAATATTATGTGGATACTACAACGCATGAGATTATACTTTCTTTTTTGGGGAAAGTGCAGATGGAAGTCATTTGTGCCATCCTTGAGGAAAAATATCATGTGGAGGCAGAAATAAAAGAGCCTACTGTTATATATATGGAAAGACCGCTTAGAAAAGCAGAATATACCATCCACATAGAAGTCCCGCCAAATCCTTTCTGGGCTTCTATCGGGTTGTCCATAGAGCCGCTCCCTATTGGAAGCGGAGTGCAGTATGAAAGCAGAGTTTCACTTGGATATTTAAACCAATCGTTCCAAAATGCGGTTATGGAGGGGGTTCTCTATGGCTGCGAGCAGGGGCTGTATGGATGGAAAGTGACAGACTGTAAAATCTGTTTTGAATATGGATTGTATTATAGTCCTGTAAGTACCCCCGCAGACTTTCGGCTGCTTTCCCCTATCGTATTGGAGCAGACTTTAAAAAAAGCAGGGACAGAACTATTAGAGCCATATCTCCACTTTGAAATTTATGCACCGCAGGAATATCTCTCACGGGCGTATCATGATGCCCCAAGGTATTGTGCAGATATTGTAAGTACTCAGTTAAAGAATAACGAGGTCATTCTGAAAGGAGAAATCCCTGCCAGATGTATTCAAGAATACAGGAACGATTTAACTTATTTCACAAATGGGCAGGGAGTCTGCTTGACAGAGTTAAAAGGATACCAGCCAGCTATTGGTAAATTTATTTGCCAACCCCGCCGCCCGAATAGCCGTATAGATAAGGTTCGGCATATGTTCCACAAGTTAGCTTAA
- a CDS encoding cysteine-rich KTR domain-containing protein has product MMKCEWILCPVCGSKTRNKIRKDTVLKNYPLYCPKCRQERLIKVDNLKITVIKEPDA; this is encoded by the coding sequence ATGATGAAATGCGAATGGATATTATGTCCTGTTTGTGGGAGCAAAACCCGTAATAAAATTAGGAAGGACACTGTTTTGAAGAATTATCCCCTTTATTGTCCAAAATGCAGACAAGAAAGATTGATTAAAGTTGACAACTTGAAGATAACTGTCATCAAAGAGCCAGACGCTTAA
- a CDS encoding helix-turn-helix transcriptional regulator, translating to MKLSYNKLWKRLIDLNWTKEDLRKKTKISSTTLAKLNRGDNVTTDILLRICEVLSCDLNDIVETVHEDPAEPTPQNDGKLAD from the coding sequence ATGAAACTCTCTTATAACAAATTATGGAAAAGGCTAATCGATCTTAACTGGACAAAAGAAGATTTGCGAAAGAAAACAAAGATTAGCTCCACGACACTTGCAAAACTCAATCGCGGCGACAACGTTACAACGGACATTTTACTGAGAATTTGTGAGGTTCTCAGCTGCGATTTAAACGACATCGTTGAAACCGTTCATGAGGATCCTGCAGAGCCTACACCACAGAATGACGGCAAACTTGCCGATTAA
- a CDS encoding ABC-three component system middle component 7, whose amino-acid sequence MRLPNKLYTYEESTLSNFPIILRAIGKDGISVADLSQRIAGEVGGVLELIEELALLLSIQEITIDEKSEVILRAH is encoded by the coding sequence ATGAGACTGCCGAATAAACTTTATACCTATGAAGAAAGCACATTATCTAATTTCCCCATCATCTTACGGGCTATTGGGAAAGATGGCATTTCTGTAGCGGATTTATCCCAGAGAATTGCTGGTGAGGTTGGTGGAGTTCTTGAACTTATTGAAGAGCTTGCTTTGCTTCTTTCAATTCAAGAAATAACGATAGACGAAAAAAGCGAGGTGATCTTGCGTGCTCATTAG
- a CDS encoding ABC-three component system protein, protein MEFNEWCKAMKPLVPGGLGGPSYMRELISMFTTVSEDEWTTRKDPSVLPSDATLESMFSRASSFTMKFANALLSRLNLKNLMGLIKALDLPAKKLIADNFAAYGVDVEVKDLVKQASLELVRILQKKAKQTNRNKEYEILINQWAALTDYKEELLLQSRGCLKCGRSLQISSNAKTAPAYDIIQIDESKENPTIDDFAVLCPECAAQYNLSHTPEQQKNLYEKKSLLKQQEKLEQATVPMHLDKEITALLVALKDIPAAKKQTDPKYNAYPLKTKIADEELMLQARDAMAIYKSFIDTQLKSLDSSGVLDFERIRNQVRGMWLELKRLQVEQPLAFKKITEWMSHETGSGEYICAIVVCYFIQICEVFSPRKEAISDETAE, encoded by the coding sequence TTGGAATTTAATGAATGGTGTAAAGCTATGAAACCGCTCGTTCCGGGTGGTCTCGGCGGACCTTCTTATATGAGAGAACTCATTTCCATGTTCACGACGGTATCGGAAGATGAGTGGACAACCAGAAAAGATCCGTCCGTTCTACCCAGCGATGCCACTTTAGAGTCGATGTTTTCAAGAGCGTCATCCTTTACGATGAAATTTGCTAATGCGCTTTTATCACGTCTGAACCTAAAAAACTTGATGGGGTTGATCAAAGCCCTGGATCTACCCGCGAAAAAGCTAATAGCAGATAATTTCGCCGCCTATGGTGTTGACGTTGAGGTTAAGGATCTCGTTAAGCAGGCAAGCTTAGAACTTGTCAGGATTTTGCAAAAGAAAGCAAAACAGACAAACCGAAATAAAGAATACGAAATACTAATCAATCAATGGGCGGCCTTAACCGACTACAAAGAAGAGTTGTTGCTTCAATCCAGAGGTTGTCTTAAGTGCGGTAGATCTTTACAAATTTCATCCAATGCCAAGACGGCTCCTGCCTATGACATCATTCAGATTGATGAGAGCAAAGAAAATCCAACCATTGATGATTTTGCAGTTTTATGCCCGGAGTGCGCCGCTCAATACAACTTAAGCCATACGCCGGAACAACAAAAAAATCTGTATGAGAAAAAATCGCTGCTTAAGCAACAAGAGAAACTTGAACAAGCGACAGTTCCCATGCATTTAGACAAAGAAATCACGGCTTTACTGGTTGCTTTGAAAGATATTCCGGCAGCTAAAAAACAAACGGATCCCAAATATAATGCCTATCCTTTAAAAACAAAAATCGCAGACGAGGAGCTGATGCTCCAAGCCCGCGATGCGATGGCTATTTACAAATCTTTTATTGACACACAACTGAAGAGCTTGGACTCATCCGGCGTTTTGGATTTTGAAAGAATACGCAATCAAGTAAGAGGCATGTGGCTTGAACTAAAGCGGCTGCAGGTTGAGCAGCCTTTAGCCTTCAAAAAGATAACAGAATGGATGAGTCACGAAACAGGATCAGGTGAGTATATCTGCGCCATTGTAGTTTGTTATTTCATACAAATATGTGAGGTCTTTTCGCCTCGCAAGGAGGCTATTTCTGATGAGACTGCCGAATAA
- a CDS encoding class I SAM-dependent methyltransferase, whose translation MKQKENRDNKSFWDRIAKLYTRIQEKGNKQLYETLIKKIEAHLSDEQSVLELGCGTGQLSLPLAPKAKTWLATDFSERMIAEAKKREKSSNLCFCVEDATALSFDSNRFDVVLIANTLHIMPKPKKALEEIHRILKTDGLLIAPTFVAEEKIHRLKLWLMKRIGFHVFHSWKLAEFKAFICQNDFELLQCELLPASPWPECFLVARKINGTMGKGSDFKEV comes from the coding sequence ATGAAACAAAAAGAAAATCGGGATAATAAAAGCTTCTGGGATCGCATTGCCAAGCTCTATACGCGAATACAGGAAAAAGGAAACAAACAACTCTATGAGACATTAATCAAGAAAATCGAAGCACATTTGTCGGATGAGCAATCTGTGCTGGAGCTGGGATGTGGCACTGGACAGCTTAGCCTTCCGCTTGCGCCAAAGGCAAAAACATGGCTTGCTACAGATTTCTCAGAACGCATGATTGCAGAGGCAAAGAAAAGAGAAAAGTCTTCAAATCTTTGCTTTTGCGTGGAAGATGCGACAGCACTTTCCTTTGACAGCAATCGCTTTGATGTTGTGCTTATAGCTAATACGCTGCACATTATGCCAAAGCCAAAAAAGGCCTTAGAAGAAATTCATCGCATTCTTAAAACAGATGGCTTACTGATCGCACCCACCTTTGTCGCTGAAGAAAAGATCCATCGACTCAAGCTGTGGCTGATGAAAAGAATCGGATTTCATGTTTTTCACAGCTGGAAACTTGCAGAATTTAAAGCATTTATCTGCCAAAACGATTTTGAACTCCTGCAATGCGAACTTCTACCGGCCAGTCCTTGGCCAGAGTGTTTTTTAGTGGCCAGAAAAATCAATGGCACCATGGGCAAAGGGAGCGATTTCAAGGAGGTGTGA
- a CDS encoding sigma-70 family RNA polymerase sigma factor: MKYAPRKVYIKESGRYVELSYTDFCRRRESDQTYMDKLFIPIQGCLLEVVREQYTDFYRDKERWRYLKKLDTKNSLLSLDGFTDSEGKPLDFIADEAADIAETVVNAVMVDRLKAALPLLSDSEQELIQAIFFDGLSEREVGARFGITQSVVNKRKARILRKLRKIIEN; encoded by the coding sequence GTGAAATACGCACCGAGAAAGGTATATATCAAGGAAAGCGGCAGATATGTGGAACTGTCCTATACGGATTTCTGCCGCCGCAGGGAATCCGACCAGACCTATATGGACAAGCTGTTTATCCCCATTCAAGGCTGTCTGCTTGAAGTCGTGAGGGAGCAATACACGGACTTCTACCGAGATAAGGAACGGTGGCGTTATCTGAAAAAATTAGATACGAAGAACAGCCTGCTTTCTCTGGATGGATTTACGGACAGCGAGGGGAAGCCTTTAGACTTTATCGCTGATGAAGCGGCAGACATTGCGGAAACCGTTGTCAATGCGGTTATGGTGGACAGGCTGAAAGCCGCCCTGCCTTTGCTGTCGGATAGTGAACAGGAATTGATACAGGCAATCTTTTTTGACGGACTTTCTGAGCGTGAAGTCGGGGCGAGGTTCGGCATAACCCAGAGCGTTGTGAACAAACGCAAAGCCAGAATCCTAAGAAAACTAAGAAAGATAATAGAAAATTAA
- a CDS encoding DUF2326 domain-containing protein: MLISIWSDKFIEDEKQRPPIIFHGGLNMIEGGAKAENSIGKSTVLYIIDFVFAGKDFLTTDTITLPQAVGHHTIYFTLKFGEDYYYLSRDTLRHGFISIYADDTYQEKSGEWTIDDYKLFLAEQYGLDFNDSTWRELIGRFVRIGEEPLANLTKPLLAAPREPDEAGVKALQKLFGKYDELKALEDELAKASSEYSSLETIAKSGLSPYIKLRSQKERKQAAEELSETKTKLASLKVTADLSLYDKTREIKSQASKLRMSLRPLEEKRTALQSRLKLVEATLAGELRISSEELNAFYEFFPQANKEKLETVEYYHRSLIGILNDQIDEQAELYKKELGLVNEAIKQIKEKIYSLNESIELDDETYEKNGETVAKIKRLAEQISMFDKTQELKKLKKETGEALKERRPAILGSLASDLNAAFQRNNDFLYPYQDRLAPFFSFKESREGKLGYGFSSQGDNGAGAKSKNLILFDMAILELTALPFVIHDSTVIKQIAYLPVVKMLELYEKTAKLYDRCGDPKQVFFAFDASPAYGQEAVELSDELRVIHLDDGTKALYGYTWNTKKNKKNSEKPQ; encoded by the coding sequence GTGCTCATTAGTATATGGTCAGATAAATTCATCGAAGACGAAAAGCAGAGACCGCCCATTATTTTCCACGGTGGACTCAACATGATCGAAGGTGGTGCGAAAGCTGAAAATTCCATTGGAAAATCAACGGTGCTATATATCATTGATTTCGTTTTTGCCGGTAAGGATTTTTTGACAACGGATACCATTACACTTCCGCAAGCTGTAGGGCACCATACGATTTACTTCACGCTCAAATTCGGCGAAGACTACTACTATCTTTCGCGTGATACGTTGCGCCATGGGTTTATCAGTATTTATGCCGATGACACGTATCAGGAGAAGTCCGGCGAGTGGACGATCGATGACTATAAATTATTTTTAGCCGAGCAATATGGCCTGGATTTCAATGATTCCACATGGCGTGAATTAATCGGTCGCTTTGTACGCATCGGAGAAGAACCTCTTGCCAATTTGACTAAACCTTTACTTGCAGCTCCTCGAGAACCTGATGAGGCGGGAGTAAAAGCACTTCAAAAACTATTCGGAAAATACGATGAGCTTAAAGCCTTAGAAGACGAACTGGCAAAAGCCTCCAGTGAGTATTCCAGCTTGGAGACGATTGCAAAAAGCGGACTTAGTCCGTATATAAAGCTGCGTTCCCAAAAAGAACGAAAACAAGCAGCCGAAGAGTTAAGCGAAACAAAAACGAAGCTCGCAAGCTTAAAGGTGACCGCCGATTTATCTTTATATGATAAGACCAGAGAAATTAAATCGCAGGCTTCAAAACTGCGCATGAGCTTAAGACCACTGGAAGAAAAAAGAACGGCTCTTCAAAGTAGGCTAAAACTTGTCGAGGCTACGTTGGCGGGAGAACTCAGGATAAGCAGTGAGGAGTTAAATGCTTTTTATGAGTTCTTTCCTCAAGCGAACAAAGAAAAATTAGAGACAGTCGAATATTATCATCGCTCTCTCATCGGAATATTAAATGATCAGATTGATGAACAGGCAGAGCTTTACAAAAAAGAGCTTGGCCTTGTCAATGAGGCGATCAAACAAATTAAGGAGAAAATTTACTCGCTCAATGAATCAATTGAACTGGACGATGAAACCTATGAGAAAAATGGTGAGACCGTCGCAAAGATAAAGCGTCTTGCGGAACAAATATCTATGTTTGACAAGACGCAGGAACTGAAGAAGCTCAAAAAAGAAACCGGAGAAGCACTGAAGGAAAGACGGCCTGCCATTCTCGGAAGTCTGGCAAGCGACTTGAATGCCGCATTCCAAAGGAACAATGACTTTCTTTACCCGTATCAAGATCGCCTCGCACCATTTTTCTCTTTCAAAGAATCCAGAGAAGGAAAACTTGGCTATGGTTTTTCTTCCCAAGGCGATAACGGAGCCGGTGCAAAATCAAAGAATCTGATTTTGTTTGACATGGCGATTTTGGAATTGACAGCACTTCCTTTCGTTATCCATGATTCTACGGTCATCAAGCAGATTGCTTATTTGCCGGTTGTTAAAATGTTAGAGCTATACGAGAAGACAGCAAAATTATATGATCGTTGCGGCGATCCGAAACAAGTATTCTTTGCCTTTGATGCTTCCCCTGCCTATGGACAAGAAGCGGTTGAATTATCTGATGAGTTACGTGTCATTCATCTTGATGATGGGACCAAAGCCTTATATGGATACACATGGAATACCAAGAAAAACAAGAAGAATAGTGAAAAACCGCAATAG
- a CDS encoding TnpV protein, protein MATSLFEEMGGRYERQGDYLIPCLTVPAEEEQPIGIWGQQHLDYLKQYRKVTYTNLLTSGRLNTYLADIDRQAQECFERLIEGMKQAQGITERLKEENALEWVRRLNNIGACAREIVEKEIIFA, encoded by the coding sequence ATGGCAACATCATTATTTGAGGAAATGGGCGGCAGATACGAAAGGCAAGGCGATTATTTAATCCCATGCTTAACTGTACCCGCCGAAGAAGAACAGCCAATAGGCATATGGGGACAGCAGCATTTAGACTATCTGAAGCAGTACCGCAAAGTTACATACACCAATCTTCTTACAAGTGGCAGGCTCAACACCTACCTTGCCGACATCGACAGGCAGGCGCAGGAATGCTTTGAGCGGCTCATAGAAGGCATGAAACAGGCGCAGGGCATAACAGAACGCCTAAAGGAAGAAAACGCTTTAGAATGGGTTAGGCGGCTTAATAATATAGGGGCTTGTGCGAGGGAGATTGTGGAGAAAGAAATTATTTTTGCATAA